The Amaranthus tricolor cultivar Red isolate AtriRed21 chromosome 6, ASM2621246v1, whole genome shotgun sequence genome has a segment encoding these proteins:
- the LOC130814796 gene encoding uncharacterized protein LOC130814796, with amino-acid sequence MEAEEAASFNHSLLKGLASCNAKTRTKSINSLLNWLSSQTLISDDEFKKLWKALFYCMWHCDKIENQIHLINRLSTLLPNLPFPVSLSYFSHFLLTMRREWPGIDRLRLDKFYLLVRSFVRNFFVLLKNTNWDLSTLEDFVRVLEKDSILYVGDNDGKKGDNGLGNGVSYHIVSVFCDELKPFLPLRLEVLNFLLRPFLGVLCKSDNKVLVNKVKCNVFDYLIKNGKGLLSVKKLEESEVDQKTEVFLFGTIALGLGFASRLFELGSSVDCVQGNRKVVFSLHEEFLKLEKEKVLLGFDVSLPEVVDEVPNLIRINGDFNEAGHSMKMNGVVAGELSDVKSKESKKGSKENKTKKKKKKKKGVNNSGGVTENDSSCDSEMVSVDNNSNVEGQDGVDGIELNETLISNLQQQFEKIAAESGLDGDGVSAIESPATVQVKDKSTKKRKRSKSVPVADMTSQNDVNKEEAAPNTEDKSGKRVRFVMKNNIVWKPHNPLPPQSVRIPPSSTPRGSALKKGLSPGPIRDTTQETKKAKKKKPSPLKRAKKVKSVSPSVKRVKKKVMPMSS; translated from the coding sequence ATGGAGGCAGAAGAGGCCGCATCTTTTAATCATTCACTACTCAAGGGTTTAGCATCCTGCAACGCTAAAACAAGAACCAAATCGATTAATTCCCTTCTCAATTGGCTTTCTTCTCAAACCCTGATTTCCGATGACGAATTTAAGAAACTTTGGAAAGCCCTTTTCTACTGCATGTGGCATTGTGACAAGATTGAAAACCAAATCCACCTAATCAATCGTCTTTCTACTCTTCTCCCAAATCTTCCTTTTCCTGTTTCTCTCTCCTACTTCTCACACTTTCTTCTCACTATGCGAAGAGAATGGCCTGGTATTGATCGTCTCAGGTTAGATAAGTTCTATCTTTTAGTTCGTAGTTTTGTTaggaatttttttgttttgttgaagAATACGAACTGGGATTTATCTACGTTAGAAGATTTTGTTAGGGTTTTGGAAAAAGATTCTATACTGTATGTTGGTGATAATGATGGAAAGAAAGGGGATAATGGGTTGGGAAATGGTGTCAGTTATCATATTGTTTCTGTCTTTTGTGACGAGCTTAAACCCTTTTTGCCTTTGAGATTGGAGGTTTTGAATTTTCTGTTGAGGCCATTTTTAGGGGTTTTGTGTAAAAGTGATAATAAGGTTTTGGTGAATAAAGTTAAGTGTAATGTGTTTGATTATTTGATTAAGAATGGAAAGGGTTTGTTGAGTGTTAAGAAGTTGGAGGAAAGTGAGGTTGATCAGAAAACAGAAGTGTTTTTGTTTGGAACAATTGCATTAGGTTTGGGGTTTGCTTCAAGACTTTTTGAGTTGGGTTCTTCAGTAGATTGTGTTCAGGGGAATAGAAAAGTTGTATTTAGTTTACATGAGGAGTTTTTAAAGTTGGAGAAGGAGAAGGTTTTATTGGGTTTTGATGTTTCGCTTCCTGAGGTTGTTGATGAGGTGCCGAATTTGATTCGGATTAATGGGGATTTTAATGAAGCTGGGCATTCCATGAAAATGAATGGGGTTGTAGCGGGGGAGCTGTCTGATGTGAAGAGTAAGGAGTCAAAAAAGGGGTCTAAAGAGAATAAgacgaagaagaagaagaaaaaaaagaaggggGTTAATAATTCTGGTGGAGTTACTGAGAATGATTCTAGCTGCGACAGTGAAATGGTTAGTGTAGACAACAACTCGAATGTAGAAGGTCAGGATGGGGTGGATGGAATAGAATTAAATGAGACCCTAATTTCGAATCTCCAACAGCAGTTTGAAAAGATTGCTGCTGAGTCTGGATTAGATGGTGATGGAGTAAGTGCCATTGAGTCTCCGGCAACAGTTCAAGTTAAAGATAAGTCTACTAAGAAGCGTAAGAGATCAAAGTCTGTACCTGTAGCTGATATGACTAGCCAAAATGATGTTAATAAAGAAGAAGCTGCGCCTAATACCGAGGATAAGAGTGGAAAGAGAGTTAGGTTTGTCATGAAGAATAATATAGTTTGGAAACCTCATAATCCTTTACCACCACAAAGTGTGAGGATACCTCCTTCTTCTACACCTAGGGGCAGTGCCCTGAAGAAGGGTTTATCACCAGGACCCATTAGGGATACAACACAAGAGACCAAGAAAGCAAAGAAGAAGAAGCCTAGTCCACTCAAGAGAGCTAAAAAGGTGAAGAGTGTATCCCCCTCGGTCAAACGTGTCAAGAAGAAGGTTATGCCTATGTCTTCCTAG
- the LOC130814808 gene encoding uncharacterized protein LOC130814808 codes for MLINPLTTNPRFPKSKAAHFQQLINNNNTKSSCPFSHHYPLHSRYYSRDSRCFSTISTSIPRAFQKWVSLKDNWLRLASWIIFIYLFSLTPYVYAQDHSSLLVRHSCEDVQSYYASVGQLKGKALSRKLNSIIAGHHSLSYKEVWDALKILDAADFDEPESSSEIVEIYSAKVVPKRLAGKPEGWNREHLWPRSYGLTRGPSLSDLHNIRPADVNVNSSRGNKYFGECQVESTHCVKPANKEAASDTETDMKIWAPPKRVRGDVARAVMYMAVRYGFHQPAKGPTLRLSDSPSMVKREMGLLSILLKWNELDPPSHEEKLRNERVCRLYQHNRNPFVDHPEFANLIWKQPISTHQKIFSYLKSAVYMQ; via the exons ATGCTGATTAACCCACTAACTACCAATCCAAGATTTCCCAAAAGCAAAGCTGCCCATTTTCAGCAACttatcaataataacaacaccAAATCCAGTTGCCCATTTTCACATCATTATCCCCTCCATTCTAGATATTATTCCAGAGATTCCAGATGTTTTTCCACCATATCTACTTCCATTCCCAg GGCGTTTCAGAAATGGGTATCATTGAAAGACAATTGGCTAAGGTTGGCTTCCTGGATCATCTTCATATACTTGTTTTCCCTTACCCCATATGTGTATGCACAAGACCATTCCTCGTTGCTCGTTAGGCACTCTTGCGAAGATGTTCAAAGTTATTATGCTAGTGTCGGCCAACTAAAAGGCAAGGCATTAAGTAGAAAACTGAACTCCATCATTGCTGGGCATCATTCGTTATCATACAAAGAGGTTTGGGATGCTCTTAAGATTCTTGACGCTGCTGATTTTGATGAACCAGAATCTTCATCTGAAAT AGTTGAGATCTACTCGGCAAAAGTTGTTCCCAAGCGTTTAGCTGGAAAACCTGAAGGCTGGAATC GAGAACATCTCTGGCCGCGATCATATGGGCTAACGCGTGGTCCATCCTTATCTGATTTGCATAACATTCGCCCAGCAGATGTGAACG TGAATTCGTCCAGAGGTAACAAGTATTTTGGAGAGTGCCAAGTCGAATCTACACATTGCGTGAAGCCTGCAAACAAGGAAGCTGCTTCTGATACCGAAACAGATATGAAAATATGGGCTCCACCTAAACGG GTTAGAGGAGATGTTGCAAGAGCAGTGATGTACATGGCGGTTCGTTATGGGTTTCACCAACCGGCTAAAGGTCCTACTCTTCGCTTATCAGATTCTCCAAGCATGG TGAAAAGGGAAATGGGATTACTCTCAATATTGCTGAAATGGAATGAGTTAGACCCTCCATCTCATGAGGAAAAGTTGAGAAATGAAAGAGTATGTAGGCTTTACCAGCACAATAGAAATCCATTTGTAGATCATCCTGAGTTTGCTAATTTGATTTGGAAACAACCCATTTCAACACACCAAAAAATCTTCTCCTACTTAAAATCAGCTGTTTATATGCAATAA
- the LOC130815654 gene encoding uncharacterized protein LOC130815654: MTHKHCFEALDRSLRDVIRCPNGKPSELSFGGKVVIFDGDFRQVLPVIPKGTRQDIVFATLKLSNIWNDCKVLRLTKNMRLRPGLANVDELREFAYWILKVGDGKLGGPNDGETIIDIPEDILIKDAYDPIAAIVDATYPGIHEGSTDSSYFHERAVLAPTNEIVDKVNEHVLSLIAGEENMYLSSDSIDKSDGIYGTNNDAFSIEFLNSIRASGVSNHKLLLKVGAPIMMLRNMDQSTGLCNGTHMVVDHLGDRVIQATIISGSNIGHKAVFRVFVFGMTINKSQGQSLSHVGLFLPKPVFSHGQFYVAISRVTSRKGLKILICDKDGQICDRTEKVMYKEIFQIL, translated from the exons ATGACTCACAAACATTGCTTTGAAGCCTTGGATAGGAGTTTACGCGATGTCATTCGTTGTCCTAATGGTAAACCATCTGAATTAAGCTTTGGCGGCAAAGTTGTTATCTTTGATGGTGATTTTAGGCAAGTTCTGCCAGTGATCCCAAAGGGTACGAGACAAGATATTGTATTCGCTACACTAAAGTTATCAAATATTTGGAATGATTGTAAGGTGCTACGACTTACAAAGAACATGAGATTGCGACCAGGATTAGCTAATGTTGATGAACTACGAGAATTTGCATATTGGATTCTCAAAGTTGGGGATGGAAAGCTCGGAGGACCTAATGATGGAGAGACTATTATTGATATACCCGAAGATATATTAATAAAGGATGCATATGATCCAATAGCTGCAATTGTTGATGCAACATATCCTGGAATTCATGAGGGCTCAACTGATAGTTCATACTTTCATGAGAGGGCAGTTTTAGCACCAACCAATGAGATTGTTGATAAGGTTAATGAGCATGTATTGTCACTTATAGCTGGAGAAGAGAATATGTATTTGAGTTCGGATTCAATCGACAAATCTGACGGTATTTATGGTACAAATAATGATGCTTTTTCAATTGAGTTTCTCAACTCAATACGTGCATCTGGAGTTTCAAACCATAAATTATTGTTAAAAGTAGGTGCTCCAATAATGATGCTCAGGAATATGGATCAGTCAACAGGCTTATGCAATGGTACACACATGGTTGTTGATCATCTTGGTGATCGGGTCATACAAGCAACAATTATATCTGGATCTAACATTGGCCATAAG GCAGTTTTTCGTGTCTTTGTGTTTGGGATGACGATCAATAAAAGTCAAGGACAATCACTATCACACGTTGGTTTGTTCCTACCTAAGCCTGTTTTTAGTCATGGACAATTCTATGTTGCAATTTCTAGAGTGACTAGCAGAAAAGGTTTAAAAATTCTCATATGTGATAAGGATGGTCAAATATGTGATCGCACTGAAAAGGTTATGTACAAAGAGATATTTCAAATTCTATAA